Proteins encoded together in one Coffea arabica cultivar ET-39 chromosome 2c, Coffea Arabica ET-39 HiFi, whole genome shotgun sequence window:
- the LOC113727909 gene encoding MLO-like protein 13, which translates to MAAGEPRSFEYTPTWVVTVVCFIIVLISLGAERGLHRLGKLFKHRKLHSLYEALEKVKGELMLLGFISLLLTVFQALISHLCIPHDSANIMLPCKLKTGASSGGSEHLDIAKHGRRLLAEDVSLETCARQGKLPLLSLEALHQLHIFIFVLAVVHVVFCVTTMLLGGAKIRLWKHWENSIRSETSQPHRAHAIHIHHHRIFKERAGRYWRKFAVVSWVVSFFKQFYGSVTKSDYIALRRGFIRAHCPSMPHFDFHTYMMRTLEQDFKKIVGISWYLWVFVMVFLLMDLAGWHSYFWLSFLPLALLLLVGAKLEHIITELAQEVAEKRNGEADAAPVKPSDELFWFHSPNLFLYLIHFILFQNSFEIAFLFWVWTTYGFKSCIMEELGFIIPRLAIGILVQVLCSYSTLPLYALVTQMGSMFKQTMFDEYIHQLILKWARRTPSSAAGESHRLASQSTESIHASEHPTLDDAIATSVIELNHHNESQTPFS; encoded by the exons ATGGCGGCAGGGGAGCCCCGGTCTTTCGAATACACACCAACATGGGTTGTGACCGTCGTCTGCTTTATCATTGTTCTCATATCTCTCGGGGCTGAGCGGGGTCTTCATCGACTCGGAAAG TTGTTCAAGCACAGGAAGCTACACTCGTTGTATGAGGCATTAGAGAAGGTCAAGGGAG AATTGATGCTTTTGGGGTTTATTTCCTTACTCTTGACGGTGTTTCAAGCTCTAATAAGCCATCTATGCATTCCTCATGATTCTGCAAACATCATGCTCCCATGCAAGCTTAAAACTGGGGCATCCTCTGGTGGTTCTGAGCATCTTGACATCGCAAAACATGGGAGGAGGCTTTTGGCTGAGGATGTGAGCTTGGAAACTTGTGCACGCCAG GGAAAACTCCCACTGTTGTCGCTGGAAGCATTGCATCAGCTTCACATCTTCATATTTGTGTTGGCTGTGGTTCATGTGGTCTTCTGTGTTACCACCATGCTTCTAGGAGGAGCAAAG ATAAGACTATGGAAGCACTGGGAGAATTCAATTAGAAGCGAGACATCACAACCACATAGGG CTCATGCAATTCATATCCACCACCACCGAATATTCAAGGAGAGAGCGGGGAGATATTGGAGAAAGTTTGCTGTTGTGAGTTGGGTG GTATCGTTCTTCAAGCAGTTTTATGGCTCAGTCACCAAGTCAGACTACATTGCTTTGCGAAGAGGATTTATACGT GCTCATTGTCCCTCCATGCCTCACTTCGATTTTCACACTTACATGATGCGAACCCTCGAACAGGACTTCAAGAAAATAGTTGGTATAAG CTGGTACTTGTGGGTCTTTGTAATGGTCTTTTTGTTGATGGATTTGGCAG GGTGGCACTCGTACTTCTGGCTATCATTCTTGCCTTTAGCA CTATTACTTCTCGTGGGTGCTAAATTAGAGCACATAATTACTGAATTAGCTCAAGAGGTTGCAGAGAAAAGGAATGGAGAAGCTGATGCTGCACCGGTGAAGCCTTCTGATGAACTTTTTTGGTTTCATAGCCCAAATCTTTTCCTATACTTGATTCACTTCATATTGTTTCAAAATTCATTCGagattgcttttcttttttgggtttgG ACCACATATGGGTTCAAATCATGCATTATGGAAGAATTGGGATTTATTATCCCAAGACTTGCAATAGG GATACTTGTCCAAGTTCTTTGCAGTTACAGTACCTTACCTTTATATGCTTTAGTCACACAG ATGGGTAGCATGTTTAAGCAAACCATGTTCGATGAATACATACACCAGCTTATTTTGAAATGGGCAAGGAGGACACCTAGTTCCGCCGCCGGTGAAAGTCACAGGTTGGCCAGCCAATCTACGGAGAGCATTCATGCTTCTGAGCATCCAACTCTTGATGATGCTATTGCAACATCAGTAATTGAGCTTAATCATCACAACGAATCTCAAACACCATTTTCATGA
- the LOC140035430 gene encoding uncharacterized protein, with product MEIQSSLTGGNHLTTVVELPLGEAAATFKLEKAVCSHGLFMMAPNFWDPKSKTLQRPLRLSLSLNDPDHQKSVTVKISQSCRPSQSLKLQVFGTDSLSSPQQHSLLNQVRRMLRLLEEDNRTVRDFQEIHTEAKEREFGRIFRSPTLFEDMIKCILLCNCQWPRSLSMATALCELQWELQYPLSRDKVHNDTDSRSQTADSEHFIPKTPAGKETKRKMEVQKCPENLANKFTDANAVGEEVSVFKMACDHVLHCSKMVGDGRLINFPQLDDFSCSDGSEPYNCCRIGNFPSPNELASLDESVLARRCNLGYRASRILKLAQLVVQGGIKLGELEETGRQPTLSSYNILAEQLKEIDGFGPFTCANVLMCMGFYHVIPSDSETIRHMKQVHARQTTIKTVDGDLEIIYGKYAPFQFLAYWSEVWSFYEDWFGKPSEMPPTNYKLITATNMRPKRNAKCKRKKISVSEKHLQ from the exons ATGGAAATCCAGAGCAGCTTAACCGGCGGAAACCACCTGACCACGGTGGTGGAGCTGCCGCTTGGAGAGGCTGCAGCCACGTTCAAACTGGAAAAAGCAGTCTGCAGCCATGGGCTATTCATGATGGCACCAAATTTCTGGGACCCAAAATCCAAGACCCTTCAACGCCCTCTTCGTCTCAGCCTCAGTCTCAACGACCCTGATCACCAAAAGTCAGTCACCGTCAAAATCTCACAGTCCTGTCGCCCTTCTCAATCCCTCAAACTTCAAGTCTTTGGGACTGATTCTCTATCTTCTCCACAACAACACTCCTTGCTG AATCAAGTAAGGCGAATGCTACGATTGTTAGAGGAAGATAATAGGACTGTGAGGGACTTTCAAGAGATCCACACGGAAGCAAAAGAGAGGGAATTTGGGAGAATATTCAGGTCACCAACCTTGTTCGAGGACATGATTAAGTGTATCCTCCTCTGCAATTGCCA GTGGCCAAGGAGTTTGAGCATGGCTACAGCCCTTTGTGAGCTTCAGTGGGAACTGCAATACCCATTGTCAAGGGATAAAGTTCATAATGACACAGATTCCAGAAGTCAAACAGCTGacagtgagcattttattccAAAAACACCTGCTGGGAAGGAAACAAAGAGAAAGATGGAAGTTCAAAAGTGTCCAGAGAATTTAGCAAACAAGTTTACTGATGCAAATGCTGTCGGAGAGGAAGTTTCAGTGTTCAAAATGGCTTGTGATCATGTTTTACACTGCTCCAAAATGGTTGGGGATGGAAGGCTAATAAATTTTCCCCAGTTGGACGACTTTTCATGTTCAGATGGGTCCGAACCTTATAATTGCTGTAGGATTGGTAATTTCCCAAGCCCAAATGAATTAGCAAGTCTTGATGAATCTGTTTTAGCAAGGCGTTGCAATCTTGGTTATCGAGCTAGTCGCATATTGAAACTTGCCCAGCTTGTGGTTCAAGGTGGTATCAAGTTGGGAGAACTTGAAGAAACTGGTAGACAACCAACCTTATCTAGCTACAATATTTTGGCTgagcaattaaaagaaattgatGGATTCGGCCCTTTTACATGTGCTAATGTTCTTATGTGCATGGGATTTTATCATGTCATTCCCTCTGATTCAGAAACAATTAGGCATATGAAACAG GTTCATGCCAGACAGACTACCATCAAGACAGTTGATGGGGATCTCGAAATAATCTATGGAAAGTATGCACCATTTCAGTTTTTGGCATACTG GTCAGAGGTATGGAGCTTTTATGAGGATTGGTTTGGGAAGCCAAGTGAAATGCCTCCAACCAACTATAAGCTTATTACTGCAACTAATATGAGACCCAAAAGGAATGCCAAATGTAAGAGGAAAAAGATATCTGTGTCAGAGAAGCATCTTCAGTAA
- the LOC140004433 gene encoding mitogen-activated protein kinase kinase kinase 20-like → MVKMTSIFTATTLKWKKYKKLGAGSYGTVYLAGEANSVFLGGSFAAVKSAEFQHSKETVKEAEFLKEVADNPYIVRCFAEDISIENGKEVYNMLMEYAPGGTLHDLIVAYNVMGSTMPESHAAAYAYMLLSGLSHVHRRGLVHCDLKPCNILVFPKINGTDLLHLKIADFGLAKRVWEEDRVGLFRRHRGTRVYASPESIMFGMHGTATDVWSLGCTILEMMTGRQTWTDEEMWDLYVETVQVYRRAVFVHVKDLKLADPQRLRRREDLQLTTCTTELRGA, encoded by the exons ATGGTCAAGATGACAAGTATCTTCACCGCTACAACTTTGAAGTGGAAGAAGTACAAAAAACTTGGAGCCGGATCGTACGGGACCGTATACTTGGCTGGTGAAGCTAATTCTGTATTCCTGGGAGGTTCGTTTGCAGCAGTTAAGAGTGCAGAGTTTCAGCACTCAAAAGAAACTGTAAAGGAGGCGGAGTTCTTGAAAGAAGTAGCAGATAATCCCTATATTGTTCGGTGCTTTGCCGAGGATATTAGCATCGAGAATGGAAAAGAAGTTTACAACATGTTAATGGAATATGCACCCGGAGGCACCCTTCATGATCTGATCGTTGCTTACAACGTCATGGGAAGTACTATGCCAGAATCCCATGCAGCCGCTTACGCCTACATGTTGCTTAGTGGTCTTTCCCATGTTCATCGGAGAGGGTTAGTTCACTGCGACCTGAAGCCCTGCAACATCCTcgtttttccaaaaataaatggGACTGATTTGCTCCACCTGAAGATCGCTGATTTTGGGCTAGCCAAGCGCGTTTGGGAGGAGGATCGAGTCGGATTGTTCCGTCGCCATCGTGGCACGCGGGTTTATGCGTCGCCGGAGTCCATAATGTTTGGGATGCACGGGACAGCAACCGATGTATGGTCACTTGGATGCACTATCTTGGAGATGATGACGGGAAGGCAAACTTGGACGGACGAGGAGATGTGGGATTTGTATGTTGAGACGGTGCAAG TATATAGAAGAGCAGTGTTCGTCCACGTTAAAGACTTGAAGCTGGCAGACCCACAAAGACTTCGACGCAGAGAAGATCTTCAGCTGACAACATGTACCACAGAACTACGTGGGGCTTGA
- the LOC113727913 gene encoding uncharacterized protein, translating to MPDSAEKFGKTHTNTAGVRGESEYVRLVISDEPRTAGDVNLQPQASSRWSLIWWIKAFIWCSSTVIILLVLLKWGLPFLFEKVLMPILQWEATSFGRPTLALVLVASLALFPVFLIPSGPSMWLAGMIFGYGLGFVIIMVGTTVGMVLPYWIGLLFRDKIHQWLKRWPDKAAMIRLAAEGSWFHQFQVVALFRVSPFPYTIFNYAVVVTSMRFWPYLGGSIAGMIPEAFLYIYSGRLIRTFADVKYGNYHLTPLEIIYNVISFVVAIITVVLFTVYTKRKMDELKRAETNDSESAHGNENREMEKLPLEKPKQMSFQS from the exons ATGCCAGATTCGgctgaaaagtttggaaaaaccCACACAAACACTGCAGGTGTTAGGGGAGAGAGTGAATATGTGAGGCTTGTTATTTCTGATGAACCTAGAACAGCTGGAGATGTTAATTTGCAACCTCAAGCTTCAAGCAGATGGTCTCTTATTTGGTGGATCAAGGCCTTCATATGGTGTTCAAGCACAGTTATTATTCTTCTTGTTCTTCTCAAATGGGGActtccctttctttttgagaAG GTACTTATGCCTATTCTGCAATGGGAAGCTACTTCTTTTGGTCGTCCAACACTTGCACTGGTGCTTGTTGCTTCTTTGGCACTATTTCCTGTGTTTCTAATTCCATCTGGCCCTTCCATGTGGCTGGCTGGGATGATATTTGGATATGGTCTTGGATTTGTGATAATAATGGTTGGAACCACTGTTGGGATGGTCCTGCCCTATTGGATTGGTTTACTCTTCAGAGACAAAATTCAT CAATGGTTAAAGAGATGGCCCGATAAAGCTGCTATGATCAGACTGGCAGCAGAAGGAAGTTGGTTTCACCAATTTCAAGTGGTTGCCCTGTTCAGGGTCTCGCCATTTCCATATACAATTTTCAACTATGCTGTAGTCGTGACAAGCATGAGATTTTGGCCATACTTAGGTGGATCAATCGCAGGGATGATTCCTGAAGCCTTCCTTTACATCTACAG TGGTCGGCTAATAAGAACATTTGCAGATGTCAAGTACGGGAACTATCATTTGACTCCATTGGAGATAATCTACAATGTCATTTCTTTTGTTGTAGCAATCATCACTGTAGTTCTCTTCACAGTCTACACAAAGAGGAAAATGGATGAACTTAAAAGGGCAGAGACCAATGACTCAGAATCTGCCCATGGCAATGAAAATCGTGAGATGGAGAAGCTTCCTCTTGAAAAGCCCAAACAAATGAGTTTCCAATCATGA